A stretch of the Macrobrachium nipponense isolate FS-2020 chromosome 23, ASM1510439v2, whole genome shotgun sequence genome encodes the following:
- the LOC135199022 gene encoding BTB/POZ domain-containing protein 3-like isoform X1: MRVCQEPSREAQMSVTPKETPAPWQEGLSHPLARLSSMYDNAELSDLTITFPNDELSLKVHRLILAMSSPVFEAMFYGPMAEKADLTLPDDPPEAFVFLMGYIYKGNASLPNVDMAVMVYKLANKYQMSSLFSVCSEYLQSRVDLNNLALVYEMSFLYEDSELKQKCRKVVSESREILSSPGVGQLTVQCMEDLLQQELPVQSEVAVFEGLLQWGTLQSGNSSTSAKCPKGLRQEIETLLPHIRFLTMTLDDFVEHVMPSGVLTPEESNAIMMNIKRVLNITLPAICSPNRKTRLSYQISLGRGNNIGENPTMIKRGSKLIEEEPFAALDDLYGELAFPETFCLSHQQWPAGSILWAWMSSTYFQ; encoded by the exons ATGCGTGTTTGTCAAGAACCGTCGAG GGAAGCTCAAATGTCTGTTACCCCGAAGGAGACCCCCGCCCCCTGGCAGGAGGGTTTGAGTCATCCGTTAGCGAGACTATCATCTATGTATGACAATGCCGAATTATCCGATCTCACCATCACCTTTCCCAATGACGAGTTATCTCTGAAG GTCCATCGACTCATACTGGCCATGAGCTCACCAGTGTTTGAAGCAATGTTCTACGGTCCCATGGCAGAAAAAGCAGACCTCACACTTCCTGATGATCCACCAGAGGCATTTGTATTTCTTATGGGATACATTTACAAAGGAAACGCATCTCTGCCCAATGTTGATATGGCAGTCATGGTGTACAAGCTTGCAAACAAATACCAGATGAGTTCCCTTTTTTCTGTTTGCTCTGAG TATCTACAGTCCCGCGTAGACCTGAACAACTTGGCCTTGGTGTATGAAATGTCGTTTCTGTATGAGGACTCGGAGCTGAAGCAGAAGTGTAGGAAA GTTGTGAGTGAGTCGCGCGAGATCCTGTCTTCACCAGGCGTTGGCCAACTCACAGTGCAGTGCATGGAGGATCTTCTGCAGCAGGAACTGCCTGTCCAATCAGAAGTTGCTGTTTTTGAAGGACTCTTGCAATG GGGAACATTACAATCAGGCAACTCCTCAACATCCGCTAAGTGCCCCaaaggccttcgtcaggagatcGAAACGTTGCTGCCGCACATCCGGTTCCTGACAATGACTCTGGACGACTTCGTGGAACACGTGATGCCGTCTGGGGTGCTGACACCAGAGGAGAGCAACGCCATCATGATGAACATCAAGCGTGTTCTAAATATCACACTGCCTGCCATTTGCAGTCCCAACAGAAAGACTAGGCTCTCCTACCAAATCTCTCTTGGAAGGGGGAACAATATTGGTGAAAACCCCACCATGATTAAACGTGGATCGAAGTTAATCGAGGAAGAACCATTCGCTGCCCTAGATGATCTTTATGGGGAACTTGCCTTTCCAGAAACCTTCTGCCT
- the LOC135199022 gene encoding BTB/POZ domain-containing protein 3-like isoform X3 has protein sequence MSVTPKETPAPWQEGLSHPLARLSSMYDNAELSDLTITFPNDELSLKVHRLILAMSSPVFEAMFYGPMAEKADLTLPDDPPEAFVFLMGYIYKGNASLPNVDMAVMVYKLANKYQMSSLFSVCSEYLQSRVDLNNLALVYEMSFLYEDSELKQKCRKVVSESREILSSPGVGQLTVQCMEDLLQQELPVQSEVAVFEGLLQWGTLQSGNSSTSAKCPKGLRQEIETLLPHIRFLTMTLDDFVEHVMPSGVLTPEESNAIMMNIKRVLNITLPAICSPNRKTRLSYQISLGRGNNIGENPTMIKRGSKLIEEEPFAALDDLYGELAFPETFCLSHQQWPAGSILWAWMSSTYFQ, from the exons ATGTCTGTTACCCCGAAGGAGACCCCCGCCCCCTGGCAGGAGGGTTTGAGTCATCCGTTAGCGAGACTATCATCTATGTATGACAATGCCGAATTATCCGATCTCACCATCACCTTTCCCAATGACGAGTTATCTCTGAAG GTCCATCGACTCATACTGGCCATGAGCTCACCAGTGTTTGAAGCAATGTTCTACGGTCCCATGGCAGAAAAAGCAGACCTCACACTTCCTGATGATCCACCAGAGGCATTTGTATTTCTTATGGGATACATTTACAAAGGAAACGCATCTCTGCCCAATGTTGATATGGCAGTCATGGTGTACAAGCTTGCAAACAAATACCAGATGAGTTCCCTTTTTTCTGTTTGCTCTGAG TATCTACAGTCCCGCGTAGACCTGAACAACTTGGCCTTGGTGTATGAAATGTCGTTTCTGTATGAGGACTCGGAGCTGAAGCAGAAGTGTAGGAAA GTTGTGAGTGAGTCGCGCGAGATCCTGTCTTCACCAGGCGTTGGCCAACTCACAGTGCAGTGCATGGAGGATCTTCTGCAGCAGGAACTGCCTGTCCAATCAGAAGTTGCTGTTTTTGAAGGACTCTTGCAATG GGGAACATTACAATCAGGCAACTCCTCAACATCCGCTAAGTGCCCCaaaggccttcgtcaggagatcGAAACGTTGCTGCCGCACATCCGGTTCCTGACAATGACTCTGGACGACTTCGTGGAACACGTGATGCCGTCTGGGGTGCTGACACCAGAGGAGAGCAACGCCATCATGATGAACATCAAGCGTGTTCTAAATATCACACTGCCTGCCATTTGCAGTCCCAACAGAAAGACTAGGCTCTCCTACCAAATCTCTCTTGGAAGGGGGAACAATATTGGTGAAAACCCCACCATGATTAAACGTGGATCGAAGTTAATCGAGGAAGAACCATTCGCTGCCCTAGATGATCTTTATGGGGAACTTGCCTTTCCAGAAACCTTCTGCCT
- the LOC135199022 gene encoding BTB/POZ domain-containing protein 3-like isoform X2 — protein sequence MIRLLGKRARLHIDVTKTSSLVPVLSKPLHIHNRSSCNITPWEIHLKPSFRRVPFIVHRLILAMSSPVFEAMFYGPMAEKADLTLPDDPPEAFVFLMGYIYKGNASLPNVDMAVMVYKLANKYQMSSLFSVCSEYLQSRVDLNNLALVYEMSFLYEDSELKQKCRKVVSESREILSSPGVGQLTVQCMEDLLQQELPVQSEVAVFEGLLQWGTLQSGNSSTSAKCPKGLRQEIETLLPHIRFLTMTLDDFVEHVMPSGVLTPEESNAIMMNIKRVLNITLPAICSPNRKTRLSYQISLGRGNNIGENPTMIKRGSKLIEEEPFAALDDLYGELAFPETFCLSHQQWPAGSILWAWMSSTYFQ from the exons ATGATACGATTACTCGGAAAGCGGGCAAGGTTGCACATAGAcgtgactaagacgtcgtcgctCGTGCCCGTGCTGTCAAAACCTCTTCATATCCACAATCGTAGCTCCTGCAATATCACTCCTTGGGAAATCCATTTGAAGCCATCTTTCCGTCGAGTCCCGTTTATC GTCCATCGACTCATACTGGCCATGAGCTCACCAGTGTTTGAAGCAATGTTCTACGGTCCCATGGCAGAAAAAGCAGACCTCACACTTCCTGATGATCCACCAGAGGCATTTGTATTTCTTATGGGATACATTTACAAAGGAAACGCATCTCTGCCCAATGTTGATATGGCAGTCATGGTGTACAAGCTTGCAAACAAATACCAGATGAGTTCCCTTTTTTCTGTTTGCTCTGAG TATCTACAGTCCCGCGTAGACCTGAACAACTTGGCCTTGGTGTATGAAATGTCGTTTCTGTATGAGGACTCGGAGCTGAAGCAGAAGTGTAGGAAA GTTGTGAGTGAGTCGCGCGAGATCCTGTCTTCACCAGGCGTTGGCCAACTCACAGTGCAGTGCATGGAGGATCTTCTGCAGCAGGAACTGCCTGTCCAATCAGAAGTTGCTGTTTTTGAAGGACTCTTGCAATG GGGAACATTACAATCAGGCAACTCCTCAACATCCGCTAAGTGCCCCaaaggccttcgtcaggagatcGAAACGTTGCTGCCGCACATCCGGTTCCTGACAATGACTCTGGACGACTTCGTGGAACACGTGATGCCGTCTGGGGTGCTGACACCAGAGGAGAGCAACGCCATCATGATGAACATCAAGCGTGTTCTAAATATCACACTGCCTGCCATTTGCAGTCCCAACAGAAAGACTAGGCTCTCCTACCAAATCTCTCTTGGAAGGGGGAACAATATTGGTGAAAACCCCACCATGATTAAACGTGGATCGAAGTTAATCGAGGAAGAACCATTCGCTGCCCTAGATGATCTTTATGGGGAACTTGCCTTTCCAGAAACCTTCTGCCT